In Neorhizobium sp. NCHU2750, a single genomic region encodes these proteins:
- a CDS encoding amino acid permease yields the protein MESSSAGVSYKKADASYFDKRGLSRYAGVWSLWALGVGAVISGHFSGWNFGFATGGWGGMLVAGTIIAIMYLGLTFSIAEMSPALPHTGAAYSFARTAMGPWGGFLTGLCENVEYVLTPAVVVTFITAYVNSILGLDAVYSPIIWIVFYAIFLALNVFGLELSFKVTLVITVISLAVLVFFWISAIPNMDFSRWALNIGVGPDGAAVELPEGHGEFFPFGMSGVLATLPFAVWLFLAIEQLPLAAEESVDPKRDMPKGIILGMATLMLSAFMIILLNPSLPGVGAFHLGSALEPLLDGFKAVYGDGGVVLLGLVALTGLIASFHTILYAQGRQIYSLSRAGYFPTVLSITHSTYKTPYVAMVAGAVVGLAVMLVIWFALGAEEGGSIIGSVLLNMAVFGAMFSYIMQAISFIILRKKLPNIERPFRSPLGVPGAVLTIIIAVVTLLYQVQDPNFFKGVVWVVVWFAVAIAYFALVGRHRLILSPEEEFAMQHKEAASLA from the coding sequence ATGGAAAGTTCATCTGCCGGTGTCAGCTACAAGAAGGCTGACGCATCCTATTTCGACAAGCGCGGCCTCTCCCGATATGCCGGGGTGTGGTCGCTATGGGCGCTGGGCGTTGGCGCTGTCATCTCCGGCCATTTTTCGGGCTGGAATTTCGGTTTTGCGACGGGCGGCTGGGGCGGCATGCTGGTAGCCGGCACCATCATCGCCATCATGTATCTCGGCCTGACCTTCTCGATCGCCGAGATGAGCCCGGCATTGCCGCACACGGGAGCGGCCTATTCGTTTGCCCGCACGGCGATGGGACCGTGGGGCGGGTTCCTGACCGGGCTTTGCGAGAACGTCGAATATGTGCTGACGCCCGCCGTCGTCGTCACCTTCATCACGGCCTATGTCAATTCCATCCTGGGACTGGATGCCGTCTATTCGCCGATCATCTGGATCGTGTTCTATGCGATCTTCCTGGCTCTCAACGTGTTCGGGCTTGAACTGTCGTTCAAGGTGACACTGGTGATCACGGTCATCTCGCTTGCGGTGCTGGTCTTCTTCTGGATCAGCGCCATCCCCAACATGGACTTTTCGCGCTGGGCGCTCAATATCGGCGTCGGGCCGGATGGCGCGGCCGTCGAACTGCCGGAGGGCCACGGTGAATTCTTCCCGTTCGGCATGTCCGGCGTCCTGGCCACGCTGCCCTTTGCAGTCTGGCTTTTCCTCGCCATCGAGCAGCTGCCGCTGGCTGCGGAAGAATCGGTCGATCCGAAGCGTGACATGCCGAAGGGCATCATTCTCGGGATGGCGACTCTGATGCTGTCGGCCTTCATGATCATCCTGCTCAACCCGTCGCTGCCGGGCGTCGGCGCCTTCCATCTCGGTTCGGCGCTCGAGCCGCTGCTCGATGGCTTCAAGGCGGTCTATGGCGATGGCGGCGTGGTTCTTCTCGGTCTTGTCGCGCTGACGGGGCTGATCGCCAGCTTCCACACGATCCTCTATGCGCAGGGACGGCAGATTTATTCGCTGTCGCGGGCCGGCTATTTTCCGACGGTGCTGTCGATAACCCACTCGACCTACAAGACGCCTTACGTGGCGATGGTGGCCGGTGCCGTCGTCGGGCTTGCCGTCATGCTGGTGATCTGGTTTGCGCTTGGAGCGGAAGAGGGCGGCAGCATCATCGGTAGCGTGCTGCTCAACATGGCGGTCTTCGGGGCGATGTTCTCCTATATCATGCAGGCGATCTCGTTCATCATCCTGCGCAAGAAACTGCCGAATATCGAACGGCCGTTCCGTTCGCCGCTCGGTGTTCCCGGCGCGGTGCTGACGATCATTATCGCCGTTGTGACGCTGCTCTATCAGGTACAGGACCCGAACTTCTTCAAGGGTGTCGTCTGGGTGGTCGTGTGGTTCGCGGTGGCGATCGCCTATTTCGCGCTGGTCGGACGCCATCGGCTGATCCTGTCGCCAGAGGAAGAATTCGCCATGCAGCACAAGGAGGCGGCCTCGCTCGCCTGA
- a CDS encoding ABC transporter substrate-binding protein, whose translation MLKNAHRLLSLTTAAVVASTSFAFAEPSAELIAAAKKEGSLTTIALPHDWCGYGDLIAGFKAKYGLDVNELNPDAGSGDEVEAIKANKGNSGPQAPDVIDVGLSFGPKAKAEGLLMPYKVSTWDSIPDTAKDADGAFYGDYYGVLSFVVNTDIVKNVPKDWDDLKKSEYANSVAFAGDPRVSNQAVQAVYASGVASGEKDAEKIGEAGLSFFADVNKAGNFVPVIGKSASLAQGSTPIIVAWDYNGLAWRDTLKGNPPVEVVVPQKGVVAGVYVQAISAFAPHPNAAKLWMEYLYSDEGQLGWLKGYCHPIRFNDLSAKGKIPKDLLDKLPPAEGYTKAVFPTLEEQDKGSKVITTKWDQVVGANVK comes from the coding sequence GTGCTCAAGAACGCTCATCGCCTGCTCTCGCTGACGACCGCCGCCGTCGTCGCCTCCACCTCGTTCGCCTTTGCCGAGCCGAGCGCCGAACTGATCGCCGCCGCCAAGAAGGAAGGCTCGCTGACCACGATCGCCCTGCCCCACGACTGGTGCGGCTACGGCGACCTGATCGCCGGCTTCAAGGCCAAGTATGGTCTCGACGTCAACGAACTGAACCCGGATGCGGGCTCCGGCGACGAAGTCGAAGCCATCAAGGCCAACAAGGGTAATTCCGGCCCGCAGGCTCCCGACGTGATCGACGTCGGCCTCTCCTTCGGCCCCAAGGCCAAGGCCGAAGGCCTGCTGATGCCCTACAAGGTCTCCACCTGGGACTCGATCCCGGATACGGCCAAGGATGCCGACGGCGCCTTCTACGGCGACTATTACGGCGTTCTGTCCTTCGTCGTGAACACCGACATCGTCAAGAACGTCCCGAAGGACTGGGACGATCTGAAGAAGTCCGAATACGCCAACTCGGTCGCCTTCGCCGGTGACCCGCGCGTGTCCAACCAGGCCGTCCAGGCCGTCTACGCTTCAGGCGTCGCCTCGGGTGAAAAGGACGCCGAGAAGATCGGTGAGGCTGGCCTCTCCTTCTTCGCCGACGTCAACAAGGCAGGCAATTTCGTGCCGGTCATCGGCAAGTCCGCTTCGCTCGCCCAGGGCTCGACCCCGATCATCGTCGCCTGGGACTATAATGGTCTCGCATGGCGCGACACGCTGAAGGGCAACCCGCCGGTCGAAGTCGTCGTGCCGCAGAAGGGCGTCGTTGCCGGCGTCTACGTCCAGGCGATCTCCGCCTTCGCACCGCACCCGAACGCTGCCAAGCTCTGGATGGAATATCTCTATTCCGACGAAGGTCAGCTCGGCTGGCTGAAGGGCTATTGCCACCCGATCCGCTTCAACGACCTCTCCGCCAAGGGCAAGATCCCGAAGGACCTGCTCGACAAGCTGCCGCCGGCTGAAGGCTATACCAAGGCCGTCTTCCCGACGCTCGAAGAGCAGGACAAGGGTTCGAAGGTCATCACCACCAAGTGGGACCAGGTCGTCGGCGCCAACGTCAAGTAA
- a CDS encoding ABC transporter permease subunit, with protein sequence MTTATMPLIDRRKVVDWLGIAPFMIFALMFLIAPTLYLVVGAFFTPDGQFTFKNIGDLFTPTILSAYWISIRVSFASSVGGALIGFFLAWAIVLGGLPAWIRSGLLTFSGVASNFAGVPLAFAFIATLGRTGLVTVFLRDWFGFNLYSTGFNLLSFFGLTITYMFFQIPLMVLILTPALDGLKREWREASESLGASVWQYWRMVAMPILWPSLLGTSLLLFANAFGAIATAYALTGSSLNIVPILLYAQIRGDVLHNANLGYALALGMIVITGISNILYIWLRMRAERWQK encoded by the coding sequence ATGACCACAGCCACCATGCCTTTGATCGATCGCCGCAAAGTCGTGGACTGGCTCGGCATCGCGCCGTTCATGATCTTCGCGCTGATGTTCCTGATCGCACCGACGCTTTATCTCGTCGTCGGAGCCTTCTTCACGCCGGATGGCCAGTTCACCTTCAAGAATATCGGCGACCTGTTCACCCCCACCATCCTGTCGGCCTACTGGATCTCGATAAGGGTCTCGTTCGCGTCTTCGGTCGGCGGCGCGCTGATCGGCTTCTTCCTTGCCTGGGCCATCGTGCTCGGCGGCCTGCCCGCCTGGATCCGCTCCGGCCTCCTGACCTTTTCCGGCGTCGCCTCGAATTTTGCCGGCGTACCGCTCGCCTTCGCCTTCATCGCCACGCTTGGCCGCACCGGCCTCGTCACCGTCTTCCTGCGCGACTGGTTCGGCTTCAATCTCTACTCGACCGGCTTCAACCTCCTGTCCTTCTTCGGCCTGACCATCACCTATATGTTCTTCCAGATCCCGCTGATGGTGCTGATCCTGACACCCGCACTCGACGGGCTGAAGCGGGAATGGCGCGAGGCGTCCGAAAGCCTCGGCGCTTCGGTCTGGCAATATTGGCGCATGGTGGCGATGCCGATCCTCTGGCCGAGCCTGCTCGGCACCTCGCTCCTCCTGTTCGCCAACGCCTTCGGCGCCATCGCCACGGCCTATGCGCTCACCGGCTCCTCGCTCAACATCGTGCCGATCCTGCTCTATGCCCAGATCCGCGGCGACGTGCTGCACAACGCCAATCTCGGCTATGCGCTGGCGCTCGGCATGATCGTCATCACCGGCATTTCCAACATTCTCTATATCTGGCTGCGCATGCGCGCCGAACGCTGGCAGAAGTGA
- a CDS encoding ABC transporter permease — protein MKLTKVFAWLAIAIGVIYFFVPLLGTFEFSLRMRRGQYSFDAYGSVFSDAQFRETFGFSIMMALFTIIFGMLLVVPTAYWVRLRLPQMRPVVEFVTLMPLVIPAIVVVFGYLRLYNSSSYIPFTGSTFGTNVLLVMSYITLSLPYMYRSVDTAMRTIDVRTLTEAAEILGAKWPTILFRCIFPNVMSGVLSGAFITFAIVMGEFTMAALLNRPAFGPYLQLVGANRAYEPSALAVIAFAMTWLSMGLIQIVTRLTKMTPSRA, from the coding sequence ATGAAGCTCACCAAAGTCTTCGCCTGGCTCGCCATCGCCATCGGCGTCATCTATTTCTTCGTGCCGCTGCTCGGCACGTTCGAATTCTCTCTGCGCATGCGCCGCGGCCAATATTCCTTCGATGCCTATGGCTCGGTCTTTTCCGATGCGCAGTTCCGGGAGACCTTCGGCTTCTCGATCATGATGGCGCTGTTCACCATCATCTTCGGCATGCTGCTGGTCGTGCCGACCGCCTACTGGGTCCGCCTTCGCCTGCCGCAGATGCGGCCCGTCGTCGAATTCGTCACCCTGATGCCGCTGGTCATCCCGGCCATCGTCGTCGTCTTCGGCTATCTTCGCCTCTACAATTCCTCGTCCTATATCCCATTCACCGGCTCGACCTTCGGCACCAACGTGCTGCTCGTCATGTCCTACATCACCCTGTCGCTGCCCTATATGTACCGTTCGGTCGATACCGCCATGCGCACCATCGACGTGCGCACCCTGACGGAGGCCGCCGAAATCCTCGGCGCCAAATGGCCGACCATCCTGTTCCGCTGCATTTTCCCCAATGTCATGTCGGGCGTTCTGTCGGGCGCCTTCATCACCTTTGCCATCGTCATGGGCGAGTTCACCATGGCGGCACTTTTGAACCGCCCGGCCTTCGGCCCCTATCTGCAGCTTGTCGGCGCTAACCGGGCCTATGAACCCTCCGCACTCGCCGTCATCGCCTTTGCCATGACCTGGCTATCCATGGGCCTCATCCAGATCGTCACCCGCCTCACCAAGATGACGCCGTCGCGCGCCTGA
- a CDS encoding ABC transporter ATP-binding protein, whose protein sequence is MSFLVLDSIKKNFGATQVVKDFHMSIEKGEFVSFLGPSGCGKTTILRMIAGFETPSDGTITINGRNQSGLKTSQRNIGMVFQAYALFPNMTVFDNVAFGLKVAGKPKNEIEARVKEMLKLIHLDHLADRYPYQMSGGQQQRVALARALAPKPQVLLLDEPLSALDAKIRVSLREEIRLIQKQLGITTVFVTHDQEEALSISDRIVVMNAGRADQIGTPSEIYNRPATRFVASFVGTLNIIDAIVADPAANTVKIGDNVIALREPIGALKGGDKVSVALRPEAGSLSESATGDTALTGKVVATHFLGSVIRTKIDVGGNHISFDMFNAPDRILPQPDETVTLRFNAGDLLLVKE, encoded by the coding sequence ATGTCCTTCCTCGTCCTCGACAGCATCAAGAAGAACTTCGGCGCGACCCAGGTCGTGAAGGATTTCCACATGTCGATCGAAAAGGGAGAATTCGTCTCCTTTCTCGGCCCGTCCGGCTGCGGCAAGACGACGATCTTGAGGATGATCGCCGGCTTCGAGACCCCGAGCGACGGCACGATCACCATCAACGGCCGCAACCAGTCGGGTCTGAAAACCAGCCAGCGCAATATCGGCATGGTCTTCCAGGCCTATGCGCTGTTCCCCAACATGACAGTCTTCGACAATGTCGCCTTCGGCCTCAAGGTCGCCGGCAAGCCGAAGAACGAGATCGAGGCACGGGTGAAGGAGATGCTGAAACTCATCCATCTCGACCATCTCGCCGATCGTTACCCCTACCAGATGTCCGGCGGCCAGCAGCAGCGCGTCGCGCTCGCCCGCGCGCTGGCGCCGAAGCCGCAGGTGCTTCTGCTCGACGAGCCGCTGTCTGCCCTCGACGCCAAGATCCGCGTGTCGCTGCGTGAGGAAATCCGCCTCATCCAGAAGCAGCTCGGCATCACCACCGTCTTCGTCACCCATGACCAGGAAGAGGCCCTGTCAATCTCCGACCGCATCGTCGTCATGAACGCAGGCCGCGCCGACCAGATCGGCACGCCGTCGGAAATCTACAACCGACCCGCCACCCGTTTCGTCGCCTCCTTCGTCGGCACGCTCAACATCATCGACGCCATCGTCGCCGATCCCGCAGCCAACACGGTGAAGATCGGCGATAACGTAATCGCCCTGCGCGAGCCGATCGGCGCCCTGAAGGGCGGCGACAAGGTCTCGGTCGCCCTGCGTCCCGAGGCGGGCTCGCTATCCGAAAGTGCGACCGGCGACACCGCGCTCACCGGCAAGGTCGTCGCCACCCACTTCCTCGGCTCCGTCATCCGCACCAAGATCGATGTCGGCGGCAACCATATCTCTTTCGACATGTTCAATGCCCCCGACAGGATCCTGCCGCAGCCGGACGAGACGGTGACGCTGCGTTTCAACGCCGGGGATCTTCTGCTCGTCAAGGAGTAA
- a CDS encoding MFS transporter, protein MSTIASSAPPRRLTAQDFRTLGLAALGGALEFYDFIIFVFFAAVIGKLFFPPDMPDWLVLIQTFGIFAAGYLVRPLGGIVLAHFGDMFGRKKVFAFSILLMALSTLGMALMPTYATIGVAAPILLIVMRILQGAAIGGEVPGAWTFVAEHVPFRRVGFACGFLCSGLTLGILLGSFIATIVNTVFTPETIHDWAWRIPFLLGGIFGLLAVWLRRWLKETPIFTEMQASRKLAPELPLKTVLRDHTRGVIISILLTWILSAGIVVTTLMTATFLQKLYHYTAQQSLAATSFGTLFLIVGTATAGAIVDRIGSGRFFTAAGIVFGAATWAFYSYASVSIEVVFVLYAVMGLAVGMVGAVPYVMVRAFPARVRFSGLSFSYNISYAIFGGLTPIAVTTMLPLNPMAHAWYLLFIAALTTGLGVYLTFRGETVESEAGIEELTARMAKG, encoded by the coding sequence ATGTCCACGATCGCCTCTTCAGCGCCGCCCCGCCGCCTCACCGCGCAGGATTTCCGCACTCTCGGCCTTGCCGCCCTTGGCGGCGCGCTGGAGTTTTACGACTTCATCATCTTCGTGTTCTTTGCCGCCGTCATCGGCAAGCTGTTCTTCCCGCCGGACATGCCCGACTGGCTGGTGCTGATCCAGACCTTCGGCATCTTCGCCGCCGGCTATCTGGTGCGCCCGCTCGGCGGCATCGTGCTCGCCCATTTCGGCGACATGTTCGGCCGCAAGAAGGTCTTTGCCTTCTCGATCCTCCTGATGGCCCTTTCGACGCTCGGCATGGCCTTGATGCCGACCTATGCGACGATCGGCGTCGCCGCCCCGATCCTGCTGATCGTCATGCGCATCCTCCAGGGTGCGGCGATCGGCGGTGAAGTGCCCGGCGCCTGGACTTTCGTCGCCGAACACGTGCCGTTCCGCCGCGTCGGTTTTGCCTGCGGCTTCCTCTGCTCCGGCCTGACGCTCGGCATCCTGCTCGGCTCCTTCATCGCCACGATCGTCAACACCGTGTTCACGCCGGAAACCATCCATGACTGGGCCTGGCGCATTCCCTTCCTGCTCGGCGGCATATTCGGCCTTCTGGCCGTCTGGCTGCGACGCTGGCTGAAGGAAACCCCGATCTTCACCGAGATGCAGGCCAGCCGAAAGCTTGCTCCGGAACTGCCGCTGAAGACCGTGCTGCGCGACCACACCCGCGGCGTGATCATCTCGATCCTCCTGACCTGGATCCTCTCGGCCGGCATCGTCGTCACCACGCTGATGACCGCGACCTTCCTGCAGAAGCTCTATCACTACACCGCCCAGCAATCGCTGGCCGCAACAAGCTTCGGAACGCTGTTCCTGATCGTCGGCACGGCAACGGCGGGCGCCATCGTCGACCGCATCGGCTCGGGCCGTTTCTTCACTGCCGCCGGCATCGTCTTCGGCGCCGCCACCTGGGCCTTCTATAGCTACGCCTCGGTATCGATCGAGGTCGTCTTCGTCCTCTATGCGGTGATGGGCCTCGCCGTCGGCATGGTCGGCGCCGTGCCCTATGTCATGGTACGCGCCTTCCCGGCCCGCGTCCGCTTCTCGGGCCTCTCCTTCTCCTACAACATCTCCTACGCCATCTTCGGCGGCCTGACCCCGATCGCGGTCACCACCATGCTGCCGCTCAACCCGATGGCGCATGCCTGGTACCTGCTGTTCATCGCAGCGCTCACGACCGGCCTCGGCGTCTACCTCACCTTCCGCGGTGAAACGGTCGAATCCGAAGCCGGCATCGAGGAACTGACGGCGAGAATGGCCAAGGGGTGA
- the metH gene encoding methionine synthase yields MFDELFGPEGARRDGAEILDALKKAASERILVIDGAMGTQIQGLGFNEDHFRGERFIGCACHQQGNNDLLILTQPQAIEDIHYRYAMAGADILETNTFSSTRIAQADYEMEGAVYDLNRDGARLARRAAIRAEKEDGRRRFVAGAIGPTNRTASISPDVNNPGYRAVSFDDLKIAYSEQIDGLIDGGADIILIETIFDTLNAKAAIFACEERFAAKGVTLPVMISGTITDLSGRTLSGQTPSAFWNSVSHAHPFTIGLNCALGADAMRPHLQELSAVSDTFICAYPNAGLPNEFGQYDETPEIMARQVEGFAREGLVNVVGGCCGSTPDHIRAIAEAVSKYKPRALPEHVPFMSLSGLEPFVLTKDIPFVNVGERTNVTGSARFRKLITNADYTAALAVARDQVENGAQVIDINMDEGLIDSEKAMVEFLNLIAAEPDIARVPVMIDSSKFEIIEAGLKCVQGKAIVNSISLKEGEEKFLDHARTVRNYGAAVVVMAFDEKGQADSYERKVEICARAYKILTEQVGFPPEDIIFDPNVFAVATGIEEHNNYGVDFIEATRTIRKTMPLVHISGGVSNLSFSFRGNEPVREAMHAVFLYHAIQAGMDMGIVNAGQLAVYDQIDPELREACEDVVLNRRADGTERLLEVAEKFRGGPGREAKVQDLAWRERPVEERLSHALVNGITDYIEADTEEARQKAERPLHVIEGPLMAGMNVVGDLFGSGKMFLPQVVKSARVMKQAVAVLLPYMEEEKRLNGGDERKSAGKVLMATVKGDVHDIGKNIVGVVLACNNYEIIDLGVMVPATKILETAVAENVDIIGLSGLITPSLDEMVHVASEMERQGFDIPLLIGGATTSRVHTAVKIHPRYEKGQAVYVTDASRAVGVVSQLLSKEQKGGYVDGVRGEYAKVAAAHAKAEAEKQRLPIARARANAEKVDWAAYAPVKPQFIGTKVFETYDLEELAQYIDWTPFFQTWELKGRYPAILEDEKQGEAARQLWADAQAMLAKIIAEKWFRPRAVIGFWPANAIGDDIKLYTDESRSKELETFYTLRQQLSKRDGRPNVALSDFVAPVDSGKGDYVGGFVVTAGIEEVAIAERFERANDDYSSILVKALADRFAEAFAERMHQRVRKEFWGYAADETYTNDELIHEEYAGIRPAPGYPAQPDHTEKATLFSLLDATKATGVELTESYAMWPGSSVSGLYIGHPASYYFGVAKVERDQVEDYSRRKGMAIEEVERWLGPVLNYVPGGAATKVDDAA; encoded by the coding sequence TTGTTCGATGAACTGTTCGGTCCCGAAGGTGCTCGCCGCGACGGCGCGGAAATTCTTGACGCCCTCAAGAAAGCTGCCAGCGAGCGCATTCTCGTCATCGACGGCGCGATGGGAACCCAGATCCAGGGCCTCGGTTTCAACGAGGACCATTTTCGCGGCGAGCGCTTCATCGGCTGCGCCTGTCACCAGCAGGGCAATAACGACCTTCTGATCCTCACCCAGCCCCAGGCGATCGAGGATATCCACTATCGCTATGCGATGGCCGGTGCCGATATTCTCGAAACCAACACGTTTTCATCGACGCGCATCGCGCAGGCCGACTACGAGATGGAAGGCGCGGTCTACGACCTGAACCGCGACGGTGCGCGGCTTGCCCGCCGTGCGGCGATCCGTGCCGAGAAGGAAGACGGTCGCCGCCGCTTCGTTGCCGGTGCCATCGGCCCGACCAACCGGACGGCCTCGATTTCGCCGGACGTCAACAACCCCGGTTACCGCGCCGTCTCCTTCGACGACCTGAAGATCGCCTATAGCGAACAGATCGACGGGTTGATCGATGGCGGCGCCGACATCATCCTGATCGAGACGATTTTCGATACGCTGAACGCCAAGGCCGCGATCTTTGCCTGCGAGGAACGTTTTGCGGCAAAGGGCGTCACCCTGCCGGTGATGATCTCCGGCACGATCACCGACCTTTCCGGCCGCACGCTGTCGGGCCAGACGCCGTCCGCCTTCTGGAACTCGGTGTCGCACGCCCATCCGTTCACCATCGGCCTCAACTGTGCGCTCGGCGCCGACGCGATGCGGCCGCATCTGCAGGAACTGTCGGCGGTGTCCGACACGTTCATCTGCGCCTATCCGAATGCCGGCCTGCCCAATGAATTCGGCCAGTATGACGAAACGCCGGAGATCATGGCGCGGCAGGTCGAGGGCTTTGCCCGCGAAGGCCTCGTCAACGTGGTCGGCGGCTGCTGCGGCTCGACGCCGGATCATATCCGCGCGATCGCCGAGGCCGTATCGAAATACAAGCCGCGCGCGCTTCCCGAGCATGTGCCGTTCATGTCGCTGTCCGGCCTCGAACCCTTCGTGCTGACCAAGGATATTCCCTTCGTCAACGTGGGCGAGCGCACCAACGTCACCGGTTCGGCGAGGTTCCGCAAGCTGATCACCAATGCCGATTATACGGCTGCACTCGCCGTTGCCCGCGACCAGGTGGAAAACGGTGCGCAGGTGATCGACATCAATATGGACGAGGGCCTGATCGATTCGGAAAAGGCGATGGTCGAGTTTTTGAACCTGATCGCCGCCGAGCCGGATATCGCCCGCGTGCCGGTCATGATCGATAGCTCGAAGTTCGAGATCATCGAGGCGGGCCTGAAATGCGTGCAGGGCAAGGCGATCGTCAACTCGATCTCGCTGAAGGAAGGCGAGGAGAAGTTTCTCGATCATGCGAGGACGGTGCGCAATTACGGCGCGGCTGTCGTCGTCATGGCCTTCGACGAGAAGGGCCAGGCGGACAGCTATGAGCGCAAGGTCGAGATCTGCGCGCGCGCCTACAAGATCCTGACCGAGCAGGTTGGTTTCCCGCCGGAAGACATTATCTTCGACCCGAACGTGTTTGCTGTGGCGACCGGCATCGAGGAGCACAACAATTACGGTGTCGACTTCATCGAGGCGACGCGGACGATCCGCAAGACGATGCCGCTCGTGCATATTTCCGGCGGCGTCTCCAACCTGTCCTTCTCCTTCCGCGGCAACGAGCCGGTGCGTGAGGCAATGCATGCCGTGTTCCTCTACCACGCCATCCAGGCGGGGATGGACATGGGCATCGTCAATGCCGGGCAGCTTGCGGTCTACGACCAGATCGATCCGGAACTGCGCGAGGCCTGCGAGGACGTGGTGCTGAACCGCCGTGCGGACGGCACCGAGCGGCTGCTTGAAGTGGCGGAGAAATTCCGCGGTGGACCGGGTAGGGAAGCCAAGGTGCAGGATCTCGCCTGGCGTGAAAGGCCGGTCGAGGAGCGGCTGTCGCATGCGCTGGTGAACGGCATTACCGACTATATCGAGGCCGATACGGAAGAGGCCCGGCAGAAAGCGGAGCGTCCGCTGCATGTCATCGAAGGCCCGCTGATGGCCGGCATGAACGTGGTCGGCGACCTCTTCGGGTCCGGCAAGATGTTCCTGCCGCAGGTGGTGAAATCCGCCCGCGTGATGAAGCAGGCGGTCGCCGTGCTTCTGCCTTATATGGAGGAAGAAAAGCGCCTCAATGGCGGCGACGAGCGCAAGTCGGCCGGCAAGGTGCTGATGGCGACGGTGAAGGGCGATGTCCACGATATCGGCAAGAACATCGTCGGCGTCGTGCTCGCCTGCAACAATTACGAGATCATCGATCTCGGCGTGATGGTGCCGGCAACGAAGATCCTCGAGACGGCTGTGGCGGAAAATGTCGATATCATCGGGCTTTCCGGCCTGATCACCCCGTCGCTGGACGAGATGGTGCATGTGGCATCCGAAATGGAGCGGCAGGGTTTTGATATCCCGCTTCTGATCGGTGGTGCGACGACGAGCCGTGTCCATACGGCGGTGAAAATCCATCCGCGCTACGAAAAGGGACAGGCGGTCTATGTGACGGATGCGTCGCGCGCCGTCGGTGTCGTGTCGCAGCTTCTGTCGAAAGAGCAGAAGGGCGGTTATGTCGATGGTGTTCGGGGCGAATATGCCAAGGTGGCGGCAGCCCACGCCAAGGCCGAGGCCGAGAAGCAGCGCCTGCCGATCGCGCGTGCCCGCGCCAATGCGGAAAAGGTGGACTGGGCCGCTTACGCGCCGGTCAAGCCGCAGTTTATCGGCACCAAGGTGTTCGAAACCTATGATCTCGAAGAGCTGGCACAGTATATCGACTGGACGCCGTTCTTCCAGACCTGGGAATTGAAGGGTCGCTATCCGGCCATCCTCGAAGACGAGAAGCAGGGCGAGGCGGCACGCCAGCTCTGGGCCGATGCGCAGGCGATGCTTGCAAAGATCATTGCGGAGAAATGGTTCCGGCCGCGGGCGGTGATCGGCTTCTGGCCGGCCAATGCCATCGGTGACGATATCAAGCTCTATACCGACGAAAGCCGGTCGAAGGAGCTCGAAACCTTCTATACGCTGCGTCAGCAGCTGTCGAAGCGTGACGGGCGGCCCAACGTGGCGCTGTCGGATTTTGTGGCACCGGTCGACAGCGGCAAGGGCGATTATGTCGGGGGCTTCGTCGTCACGGCCGGGATCGAGGAAGTGGCGATTGCCGAGCGTTTTGAGCGTGCGAATGACGATTATTCGTCGATCCTCGTCAAGGCGCTGGCCGACCGCTTTGCCGAAGCCTTTGCCGAGCGCATGCACCAGCGGGTCCGCAAGGAGTTCTGGGGCTATGCGGCCGACGAGACCTATACGAATGACGAGCTGATCCACGAGGAATATGCCGGCATCCGTCCGGCACCCGGTTATCCGGCGCAGCCCGATCATACCGAGAAGGCGACACTGTTTTCGCTGCTCGATGCGACCAAGGCGACCGGGGTGGAACTGACGGAAAGCTATGCGATGTGGCCGGGCTCGTCGGTCTCGGGCCTCTATATCGGCCATCCCGCCAGCTATTATTTCGGCGTTGCCAAGGTCGAGCGCGACCAGGTCGAGGATTATTCGCGCCGCAAGGGCATGGCGATCGAGGAGGTCGAGCGCTGGCTCGGTCCGGTTCTGAACTATGTGCCGGGCGGGGCGGCTACGAAGGTGGACGACGCGGCGTAA